The genomic segment GAAGCTTCAAGTCAAAATTGTTGGCCAAGTGTAAATTTTGATATTGGAGGAATAAATAATTTATTATCGCCACTTTTACCTGCTGGGTTTTACTATAAAACATTTATGTGGCCAGCAAGCTTCTGGGAAAAATACGAATATTTCATAAGAAAATCTGCTGGACTAGGTAAGTCACCTACTCAACCTGATCCAGATATTTATGAACATCAATATGTTCATTGCGATGTACTTGTAATTGGATCTGGAATTTCAGGCATCATGGCAGCAAAAACGGCTGCTAAGAATGGATTAAAAACTTTATTGATTGAAGAAAAACCGATTTTAGGTGGATCAACTATTTATAAAGAGGATAATGAGGTCTTTTTAGACAATGAAACACCGTCAAAATGGTTATCCAATCAAATAAATGATTTAGAAAAATTAGAAAACCTAGAAATTAAAACAAGAACAAGTGTTGCTGCGTATCATGGATATAATTATATATTGGCAAAAGAAAATCTTACAGATCATCTACCAATTCATGAGAGAAAAGACAAAATAAGACAAAAGTTATTAAAAATAAGAGCAAAAAAAGTTGTTACATCAACTGGAGCGCTCGAAAGACCATTGATCTTTAACAATAATGATAGACCAGGAATTTTATTAGCCTCAGCTTTAAAAAGATATGCAGATTTATTTGGTGTTGCATGTGGTGAAAAAAATATTCTATTTACTAATAATGATAGCGCTTATGAAACGGCTCTCTCCTTTATTGATAAAGGTATCAAATTAGAAGCTATTATAGACATTAGAGAAAATCCAAATTCTGAACTTGTTAAAAAAGTTGAGGAAAATCAAATTAAAATACTCAAAGGTTATACTTTAGTCGATACATCCGGATATAGAAGAATTAATAAAATCTCAATAATGCAACTTTCAAAAGATGGACAAAATGTTGTGGGAAATAAAATTGAAATCTCTTGTGATTGCTTAGGAATGTCTGGTGGATGGACACCAGCTGTACATTTATTTACCCAATCTGGTGGAAAACTTTCTTTTAGAGAAGAAGATCAAGTTTTTATTCCAAAAACTTATCCATCTAAACAAATCAGTATAGGCTCGTGCAATGGTGATTTTAGTTTAAACTCAATAATTAAAAATATACCTAATCAACTAAAAGAATTTTTTGCAGTCAGTTCAACAGAATTTGATAACTTAGATATTGAAAGTAATGAAGATTTAACAAAAAGAAATATTTGGTTACTACCATCTGACAAAGTTATTGGAAAAACTAAACCTTTTGTTGATTATCAAAATGATGCAACAGCTAAAGATATAAAATTAGCTCTTAGAGAAGGATTTAGATCAATAGAACATGTAAAGAGATATACAACAACTGGAATGGGAACAGACCAAGGAAAACTTGGTAACATGCATGCTCTCGGAATCATTGCAGACACTGCTGGGGTCAAAATGGGAGAGCTTGGAACAACAACTTTTAGGCCACCATATACCCCTCTTACTTTTGGTACAATTGTTGGAAGAAATGTAGGTGAATTTTTTGATATTTTTAGGAAAACCCCTATGCATGATTGGCATGTACAAAATAATGCAGAATTTGAAAATATTGGTCAGTGGAAAAGAGCTTGGTATTATCCAAAAGATAATGAAAACATGCATCAAGCAGTTCAAAGAGAAAGTAAGGCTACAAGAGAAAGTGCAGGAATTTTAGATGCATCGACTTTAGGAAAAATTGATATTCAAGGAACAGATGCTTCAGAGTTTTTAAATCGTGTTTATACTAACGCATGGTCTAAACTTGCGATAGGAAAATGCAGATATGGTTTAATGTTGAATGAAGATGGAATGGTTTATGATGATGGTGTTACGACCAGACTAGATGAAAATCATTATATTATGACTACAACAACTGGGGGCGCTGCAAATGTTCTTGGAAAATTGGAAGACTACTTACAAACTGAATGGCCAGAATTAGATGTTCATTTAACTTCGGTTACTGACCATTATGCAACAGCAAGTATATGTGGTCCTAATAGTAAAAAAATAATTCAAAAAATAATTCCAGACATGGACTTATCTGATGAAAATTTTCCTCATATGTCTTTTAAAAATTCTGAAATTGATAATGTGAAATGTCGAATTATGAGAATAAGTTTTACCGGTGAGCATAGCTATGAAATTAACATTCCAGCAAGCTATGGAAAATCTCTGTGGGAAAAATGTATGGAGGCAGGTAAGGAATTTAATATTACACCTTATGGAACTGAAACTATGCACCTACTTAGAGCTGAAAAAGGATTTATAATTGTTGGTCAAGATACGGATGCAACACTCACACCTATAGATCTTCAAATGGATTGGATTGTTAGCAAGAAAAAATATGACTTTATTGGTAAAAGATCATTATATAGATCAGACACTATAAGAGAAGATAGAAAACAATTAGTCGGACTACTGACTGATGATCCAAATGAAGTACTTGAAGAAGGTGCTCAAATTGTTGCTGATACAAACAAAAAACCTATAGAAATGTTGGGCCATGTTACTTCAAGTTATTTTAGCCCAAACCTAAATAAATCAATTGCACTTGGTGTAGTTAGAGGCGGAAAAAAAATGTTGGGTCAAAAATTAATTATACCAATGGAAAACAAAAACATTAATGTAACAGTATCTGATCCAGTTTTTTTAGATAAGGAGAATAAAAGATTAAATGCTTAATTTACAACCTGCAATAAATGATCAAAAAAAATTTTCAAATATTGAATTAAAAGAAATTTCTCCAATCAGAAAATTAATAATAAGAGGTAAGAGTAGAAAATTTATATCTGCAGTTGGAAGAGCAATTAATATATTGCTTCCAACAGAAGCTAACACCTCATCATCTAATGGTGAAATAACCACTATTTGGCTTAGTCCAGATGAATGGTTAATTTTTTCTAATACTATCGATGACAAAGATTTTAATCAAATAGAGGAAAAATTAATTCAAAATATCTGTAAAACAAAATTAGGAGCTGTCATTGATGTCACTGACCAATTTGTAATGATAAATTTATCTGGAAATAAGATATTTGACCTTTTTCAAACAGGATCTCCATTTAACTTTAATGAATTTAGAAATAAAAAAGGTGTAACAACACAAACATTATTAGCTAAAATAGATGTAATTATTCAAAATAAAGATCAAAACGATGCAAATCTTTTTGTAAGAAGATCTTTTTCTAGACATTTATTTTCATGGATGAGCGATAGTGCGTCAAGATTATAGGTAATAATACAAATTCAAATAAGTTAGGGATAGTTTATGAAAAAACTATTATATGTTGTGCTTTTAGCACTTTTGCCCTTTTCTCTAAACGCAGAATCGAATTTAGATAAAATTTTATCAACAGGTGTCTTAAAAGTTGGGACAACAGGAGACTGGGATCCTATGACAGTAAAAGATCCAGCAACAAATAAATATAAAGGTTTTGATATTGATGTAATGAATGAACTAGCCAATGACATGGGTGTAAAAGTAGAATTTGTTCCTGCAGAATGGAAAACTATTGTCTCCGGTATTACATCAGAAAGATATGATATTTCTACAAGTGTAACCAAAACCCCAAAAAGAGCTGAAGTAGCGGGATTTACTGACACCTATTATAAGTACGGAACTGTGCCATTGGTTCTTAAAAAGAATTTAAAAAAATTTCCAACATGGGACTCGCTTAACAATTCTAATGTAACAATTGCAACTACATTGGGGACTTCACAAGAAGAAAAAGCTAAAGAGTTTTTTCCTAAATCAAAATTAAATTCTGTTGAAGCACCAGCGAGAGATTTTCAAGAGGTTTTGGCTGGTAGAGCAGATGGTAATATTACAAGTTCTACTGAGGCAAATAAATTAGTAATCAAATATCCACAGTTAACTATAGTACCTGATGGAGAAAAAAATCCCGCATTTTTAGCGATGATGGTTCCTAAAGGTGATGAAAAATGGAACAATTATGTTAATCAATGGATAAAAAAGAAAAAATCATCAGGTTTTTTCACTGAGTTATTGGCTAAATACAATTTGAAAAGCTTATAATTAATTTTAATCATTTATAGATTAGTAAGTGAAAAAAATACTTTTTTTACTTCTATTATTTCCATTAACATCATGTGGTAAAAATGAACTTAATTGGCTAATTTTATCTCCAAATAATGTTGAGGGTTTAACTAATCTTAAATTTCTATTAAGTGGATTAACAACAACAATTTTCATTTCTGTTGTCTCAATAATAATTTCAATGATTTTAGGATTTATTGTTGCTGTACCATCTTTAGCAAAGAACAAGTATTTAACTTACATTAATGTAGGTTATGTGGAAATTGTTAGAGCAATACCATTGTTAGTCTTGATACTGTGGATTTATTATGGATTGCCTATTATGACAGGTATTAGCTTCAGTCCATTTGTATCTGGTATTATAGCTCTATCTATTAGCGAAAGTGCTTTTCAAGCAGAAATATTTAGAGCAGGAATAAATTCTATTAAAAAGGCTCAATGGGAAGCTGGTAGCTCTTTAGGTTTAGGTTTTTTAAGAAAATTAAGATTAGTTATTTTACCTCAGGCAATTAAAAATATCTTACCAGCAATTGGAAATCAATTTGTATATGTATTGAAAATGTCCTCGCTTGTGTCAATAATTGGTATCGGCGATCTAACAAGAAAAGCTAATGAGTTAGTCGTTACTACATATAGACCATTAGAAATATATACATTTTTAATTTTAGAATATTTAGTTTTAATTTTGATAGTTTCTTATTTTGTTAGAAAATTAGAAAAAAAATTGAAAAACGACTAATTTTTTTTTCTATATTCCCAAGGATATTCAAATGACATTGACCACATACCCTTATTATTATTTTTTGCAAATTCTTCATCCTTAACAAATTTATTTGAATATTTTCTGTAAGCAAAAGCATAACCTTCTCTAACTAAATATCTTGATAAACTTAAATCACCCACAAAACATTCTGCTAATGTTCTTTTGTATCGATCTTTTCCCTCAGAAATGCAATTGACATCGCGGTTATCAATAATTTTAACTAATAGATTTTTAGCTTCTAATCCACAAAAGAATATTTCTTTATTAGAAAGACAAGTTTGTTTTAATTCAGGCGTATCTATACCGCTAAATCTAATTTTTTCACCATTAATATGGATCGTGTCACCATCTACTATCTTAATATCAGAGGATTTAGCATTACAAATATCTAATAAAAATAAAAAGATTAAAGTTAGGTTAGAAACTAAAAAGAGGTTTTTTCTGATTAAATACATTATTTAAGAAATAACCAATAAATAGCAAAACAGCAATTCCCATTATCCAATTTGTAACCATAATTGTGTAAAATATATCTTCATAGTCTCCACCTCTGATATTAATTACATACCATAAACATAAAAAAGGAAATGCGGTTAATCTCAAGATGCTTAGATAAAGACTATATAAAGGTTTTTTAACTGCTTGAAAAACTGCCGTTGTAATAAAAAAAGCTGGATAAATTGGTCCTATTAATGCAGCAACTTTTAGATAAATAATTCCATGTTTTATTGCTTCAGAATTGTCGGTAAACAAAGATACAAAAAATTCAGCACCAAAGAAAATAATCACACCTGCTAAAGCCATAAATGAAGATCCAAAAATTAATGCTTTAAAATAAAGTTCTCTAATTCTATTAAAAGCTTTTGCTCCAAAATTTTGACCACCAATAGATAAAACTGCTGTATTTAGTCCAATAACGGGTAGTAGAAAAACTTGTTCAATTCTTAATGCAGCGCCATAACCTGCGGTAGCTAAATCACCAAATTGACCAATAAAATATAAGATATTAAATATTCCAACTCCAATAAATAACATGCTGAACATTATAGGGAGTGATTGTTTAATTAATGAGATCAAATAGCTGTATTTAGGAATAAAGCACTGAATTTTTAAATATTTTTTTATTCTACAATTATTAACTTTATAAGCTAAATAAATTGTTCCAATTAATTGTGAAATAACAGTTGCAATAGCAAGCCCAGCAATTCCAAATGCTGGTATTATTCCATATCCCCAAATAAAAAGTGGATTTAAAAATATATTTAGAAAAAAACTAAAAATGTAAACATTTCTATAACTTTTTGTATCGCCCTGAGCATTCAAAGTTCCATTAAGTGAAATTTGTATAAGCACAATAAATGTTCCATAAAAAATTATGTCTAGATACTCTCTAGTTAAAAAAATCCCAGTCTCATCAGATCCCATTACTCCTAATAAAAAGTTAGACGCATTCAAACCGAATAATGTTACCAAAATAGATATAAATAAAGCAAAAATTAATGATTGTGCAATATACATAGAAGCAACTTTATTTTTCTTTTCACCTAAAGAATTTCCAATTAAAGCATTTGTTCCAGCGCCTACACCAACACCTACAGCAATAATTGTAAAATATATCGGAAATGATTTAGCTATGGCACCTATTGCTTCTGCTGAAATTTTACCAGCAAACCAAGTATCAACTAGATTGTAAAAAGTTTGAAATAGTGATCCAACACTTGCTGGAATAGTTACTTTTCTTAACAAGGTCCAAATTGGATCTTTAGTTAGATTAATTGATTTAGACAAAATTACCTTTTATTTATATTCTTTTTGAAAAATGTGTTTTTGGCCAGATTTTTTAGCTTTATATATCTGACTTTGTCTCATTCTAAAACGAGATTTTTGTTCAGTTGTTAAATTATCATAACAACTTGGACATGAAACACCTTCTTCATATTTTTTAGATTTTCTATCTTTTGTAGAGATTGGCTTTCTGCATCCACTACACATTTTAAAAGTTCCGCTTTTTAAACCATGTTTAAGACTTATTCGATTATCAAAAACAAAACACTCACCTTTCCATAAACTTTCTTCTTTTTTAATTTTTTGTAGATAATTTAAAATACCCCCATTTAATTGATATATGTTCTTAAAACCTTTCTTTTTTAAAAATACTGATGTTTTTTCGCATCTAATCCCACCTGTACAAAACATTGCAATAGGTTTATTTTTTTTTAATTTTTTTAGATATTTTGGAAAATCTCTGAAGTTATTAATATTTGGATTAATTGATTTTTTAAAAGTACCAACTTCGTATTCAAAAGGTTTTCTTGTATCGATTATATGTGTGTCTTTTTTTTTAATTAATTTATTCCATTCTCTTGGATCAAGATGAGTATTTAAATTTCTTTCTTTGGGATTTAAAGTTAAATTCATTGGAACTATCTCTTTTTTGATTTTAACTTTTGGCTTATGAAAGGGTTGAAATGAAGACTTTGATTTATTGTTATTATCAAATTTTTTAAATGAAAATAAGGATTGTAGTTTGTTAATTAAGATTAATATATTTTTTGATTTTCCAGATATTATTCCGTTTAATCCTTCCTTTGCAATAATAATGGTTCCTCTTAAATTATTTTGGATCAATAATTTTTGTAAGATGTCCTTATTCTTTTTTAAAGTATTAATTTTTATGAATTTATAAAAGCCAAATACTTCAAACATTATAAAACTCTACACACTGTCATTCCATCACCTAAAGGAAATATAAGTTGTTCTACTCTTTTGTCTTCAAGTATAAATTTGTTAAATTCTCTAATATTTATTGTAAATTTGTCATTATTTTTTTCATCTATTACTTCTCCGTGCCATAAAACATTATCAATAATAATCAAACCACCTTTTTTGATTAATTCTAAAGATTTTTCATAATAATTTTTGTAATTCATTTTATCAGCATCAATGAAAATCATATCAAACTTTTGATCTTTAAATTCACTTAAACTTTGAAGTGCAGGCTTAATAATTGTTTTTATTTTGTGATCTTGTTTGGCTTTTTTAAAAAAATCTAAAGCAACTTTATTAGTTTCTTGATTTTTATCCAAAGCGATAAGTTTTCCATCGTTGGGAAGTGCAAGAGAAATTGAGAGTGCACTTAGGCCTGTGAAAGTGCCAATTTCAAGTACATCTTTAATACCAGAAATTTTTATAATTAAATGTAAAAAGTGACATTGTGATATTGCAACTTGCATTCTCTTAATATCACCAAGTTTGTTATTATAATCTAATATTTCTTGCTGTACTGGATTTAACTTTAAACTAAAATCATTTATGTACTTTTGAAGTTTATCGCTAATTTCTAGGTTCGTACCCATGGCTTTTTAAGTCCTTTGTATCTGACAATAATATCAAAATTAAAGTTTTTTCTTTAATATTTCATTTATTAACTGAGGGTTAGCTTTACCTCCAGATGCTTTCATGGCTTGCCCTACAAAGAAACCAAATAATTTTTCTTTACCTTGTTTGTACTCAATAGCTTTTTCTCTATTTTCATTAATAATTTTATCTATTAAAGTCTCTAAAGCCTTAGGATCACTTTGTTGTTTTAATCCTTTTTCCTCAACAATTTTTTGAGGATCTTTATCTCCATCTATCATTAATTCAAAAACAGTTTTTGCTATTTTTCCAGAGATAGTTCCATTCTTTATTAAATTTATTAATATTGCTAAGTTTTTAGCACTTATAGGGCTTTGAGAAATTTCAATATTTTTACTATTCAATAAAGCAAACAATTCACCAGTAATCCAATTAACCGCTAATTTAATATCTTTATTTTTACCCATCTTATCCACCACTTCTTCAAAATATTTTGCAATTTCTATGTCCGAAACTAAAATTGTAGCTTCATAGGGAGATAATTTAAATTCATCGATAAATCTCTTTTTTTTATCATCAGGAAGTTCTGGAATATCAGATTTAATGTTGTCTATAAATTCATCTGAAACTTCTAAAGGTAACAAATCTGGATCAGGAAAATATCTATAATCATGAGCATCTTCTTTTGATCTCATAGATCTAGTTTCATTCTTTTTAGTATCAAATAATCTTGTTTCTTGATCAATTGATTTACCTTCCTCAATTAAATCAACTTGTCTATTAGCTTCATACTCTATAGCCATCTGCATAAATTTAATTGAATTTACATTCTTTATCTCACATCTTGTTCCATAATCTTTAGATTTTATCGGTCTAACAGATACATTAACATCTGCTCTTAGAGATCCTTCTTGCATATTTCCATCACAAGTTCCTAAATATCTCATAATTGATCTTAATTTTTTAATATATGCACTTACTTCATCTGGTGATCTTAAATCTGGTTTGCTGACAATTTCCATTAAGGCAACACCAGATCTGTTAAGATCTACAAATGTATTTTGTGGATCTAAATCATGAATACTTTTTCCAGCATCTTGCTCTAAATGAAGTCTCTCTATACCTACTTCTTTTTGACCATCGGGCATATCTAGAATCACTTTACCCTCACCTACTATTGGATCTTTAAATTGAGAAATTTGATACCCCTGAGGTAAATCAGCGTAAAAATAATTTTTTCTATCAAAAACAGATCTTTTATTTATTTTTGCATTAAGACCTATGCCTGTTTTAATTGCCTGTTGAACACAAAATTTATTAATGACTGGTAACATACCTGGAAAGGCAGCATCAACTAAACTTACTTGTGTATTTGGCTCAGAGCCAAATTTGGTAGGTGATGATGAAAATAGTTTGGAGTTTGAGGTTACTTGTGCATGAACTTCTAATCCAATTACCACTTCATATTGGTTATCACCTCTTTCAATTAAGTATTGAGAATTAGTATTACTCATTTCATCCACCAATCAGAAATCTTATTCTCAAAACCTATTTTTTCTTCCATTGCATATGCAATGTTTAATAAATTTTGCTCATCAAAAGCTTTACCAATTAATTGTAAACCCAGAGGATATCCTTTTTTATCATGACCTGCCGGAATAGATATCCCAGGTAGACCTGCTAAATTAACTGGCACTGTAAATATATCATTCAAATACATAGAAATTGGATCATTTGTTTTCTCCCCAATTTTAAAAGCTGAACTTGGTGTTGATGGTGTTAAAATTGCATCAACTTTTTTATATGCTTCATCAAAATCAGATTTTATTAAATTTCTAACTTTTTGAGCCTTTAGATAATAAGCATCATAATAACCTGATGAAAGAACATAGGTTCCAATCATTATTCTACGCTGAACTTCAGAACCAAAACCTTCAGATCTAGTCTTTTCATACATATCTATAAGATTTTTACCTTCGGCTCTAAAACCATATTTTACTCCATCATATCTAGCTAGATTTGACGATGCTTCTGCCGGAGCTACAATATAATATGTCGGTAAAGCATAATTAGTATGTGGAAGAGAAATATCAATTATTTCAGCACCACAATCTTTAATATATTCAACTCCTTTTTTCCATAAATCTTCAATTTCATCTGGCATACCATCAACTCTATATTCTTTAGGAATACCAATTTTTTTTCCTTTGATATCTTTATTTAATTCTTTGCTATATTCATTTCTTTTAAAATCAACAGATGTTGAGTCTTTGGAATCATAAGAGCTTATAATTTCATGAAGCAATGCACAGTCTTCTACATTTTGTGACATTGGTCCTGCTTGATCAAGTGAAGATGCAAAAGCTACTATGCCATAACGAGAACAACTTCCATAAGTAGGTTTTAATCCAACGGTGCCTGTAAATGATGCTGGTTGTCTAATTGAGCCACCAGTATCAGTTCCAATTGTAATAGGTGTTAAACGAGCAGCTAAAGCTGATGCTGAACCTCCAGATGATCCACCAGGAACTAAATTTTCGTCAATTGGATTTTGAACATTTCCAAAGTAACTAGTTTCATTAGAAGACCCCATTGCAAATTCATCACAATTCAATTTTCCTAAAAGAATAGCACCTTCATTCCACATATTTTGAGTAACAGTTGACTCATAAGGTGGAATAAAACTATTTAACATTTTACTCCCGGCAGTGGTTTTTACATCTTTAGTGCAGAACAAATCTTTAACCGCAATTGGAATACCTGGAAGCTTTAAATCTAAATTTGGATTTTCATCAAATTGCTTTGCTTTATTTAAAGCATTTTCGAAATTGTCAGTAATGTAAGCATTAAGTTTTTTTGATTTTTCTGACCTTTCTACAAATGATTTGGTTATCTCTACAGATGACAATTCTTTTTTCTTAACTTTGTTTACTAAATTCGAAAGTGATAAGGATGTAATTTCAGTCATTATTCTATCACCTTAGGAACCACAAAATAATCTTCATTACTATCAGGTGAATTTTTTATAATTTGATCTCTTATATTATCGCTTTTAATTTCATCTGACCTAAGTTTTAAAGTTGTTTCAGCAACAGAAGTTAATGGTTCAACATCATCAGTTTTTAATTCATTGAGTTTTTCAATAAATTTAAATATTGAACTTAAATCTTTTGCTAATTTATCAGCTCTTTCCTCATCTACAGAAATTCTTGATAATTTTGATATATGCTTAATTGTTTTAAGATCTATACTCATATGATAAATAATTTGTGGCAAACTATCACTTAAGTAAAAAATATACAATATGATCAAAATTGAAGATTTTAAAAAAATTAATTCTAAGAAAACTAGATTAATTGGTCTTGATCTTGGATCAAAAAGAATTGGTGTATCAATTTGTGATGAAAAACGATTAATAGCCACTCCCTTTAAAACAATTCACAAAACCACTGGCAAGAATTTAATTGAACAAATAAGAGAAATTATTGAAGAAAATGATATTGGAGGGATTATAGTTGGAAATCCTCTTAATATGGATGGAACACCGGGTAGATCTGCCCAATCTGTTAATGACGTTATTAGAAATATTAAAGATATTATTGATATTCCAATTATTCTTTGGGATGAAAGATTATCCACAGTTGGAGCATTCAATTTATCCAGTCAAATAGATGTTAGTGTTAGCAAAAGAGAGAAAAAAATTGATGAAAACGCAGCTGCTTTCATTTTACAAGGTGCAATTGATTATTTAAATAATTAACACTTGCTATAGTAAAGCATTATAGTTATAGAGTTGGTTTTAATGGCAATTAAAACCAATAAAGCTATTAAGATTTCTCAAAAACATCTCCTAGGAATACAAGATTTATCAATTAACGACGTAAATCTTATTTTAGACGAAGCAAAAGATTACATAAAACTTAATCAAAGCAATAATAAAAGAACAGATGTTCTTAAAGGTAAAACTCAAATAAATTTATTTTTTGAACCCTCAACAAGAACACAAAGCTCGTTTGAATTAGCAGGTAAAAGACTTGGCGCTGATGTTATGTCCATGAATATTAGTAATTCTGCAATTAAAAAAGGAGAAACCTTAATCGATACAGCAATGACTTTAAATGCAATGCATCCAGATATTATTGTTATTAGGCATCAAGACTCTGGCGCATGTAACCTTTTATCTCAAAAAGTTAATTGTGCTGTATTAAATGCAGGTGATGGTAGAAGAGAACATCCTACTCAAGCATTGCTAGATGCACTAACTATAATTACTAGAAAAAAAAAAATAGAAGGTCTTAGAATTGCAATTTGTGGAGACATAGTACATTCAAGGGTAGCAAGATCAAATAT from the Candidatus Pelagibacter sp. HIMB1321 genome contains:
- the gatB gene encoding Asp-tRNA(Asn)/Glu-tRNA(Gln) amidotransferase subunit GatB, whose product is MSNTNSQYLIERGDNQYEVVIGLEVHAQVTSNSKLFSSSPTKFGSEPNTQVSLVDAAFPGMLPVINKFCVQQAIKTGIGLNAKINKRSVFDRKNYFYADLPQGYQISQFKDPIVGEGKVILDMPDGQKEVGIERLHLEQDAGKSIHDLDPQNTFVDLNRSGVALMEIVSKPDLRSPDEVSAYIKKLRSIMRYLGTCDGNMQEGSLRADVNVSVRPIKSKDYGTRCEIKNVNSIKFMQMAIEYEANRQVDLIEEGKSIDQETRLFDTKKNETRSMRSKEDAHDYRYFPDPDLLPLEVSDEFIDNIKSDIPELPDDKKKRFIDEFKLSPYEATILVSDIEIAKYFEEVVDKMGKNKDIKLAVNWITGELFALLNSKNIEISQSPISAKNLAILINLIKNGTISGKIAKTVFELMIDGDKDPQKIVEEKGLKQQSDPKALETLIDKIINENREKAIEYKQGKEKLFGFFVGQAMKASGGKANPQLINEILKKKL
- the gatA gene encoding Asp-tRNA(Asn)/Glu-tRNA(Gln) amidotransferase subunit GatA; the encoded protein is MTEITSLSLSNLVNKVKKKELSSVEITKSFVERSEKSKKLNAYITDNFENALNKAKQFDENPNLDLKLPGIPIAVKDLFCTKDVKTTAGSKMLNSFIPPYESTVTQNMWNEGAILLGKLNCDEFAMGSSNETSYFGNVQNPIDENLVPGGSSGGSASALAARLTPITIGTDTGGSIRQPASFTGTVGLKPTYGSCSRYGIVAFASSLDQAGPMSQNVEDCALLHEIISSYDSKDSTSVDFKRNEYSKELNKDIKGKKIGIPKEYRVDGMPDEIEDLWKKGVEYIKDCGAEIIDISLPHTNYALPTYYIVAPAEASSNLARYDGVKYGFRAEGKNLIDMYEKTRSEGFGSEVQRRIMIGTYVLSSGYYDAYYLKAQKVRNLIKSDFDEAYKKVDAILTPSTPSSAFKIGEKTNDPISMYLNDIFTVPVNLAGLPGISIPAGHDKKGYPLGLQLIGKAFDEQNLLNIAYAMEEKIGFENKISDWWMK
- the gatC gene encoding Asp-tRNA(Asn)/Glu-tRNA(Gln) amidotransferase subunit GatC, whose translation is MSIDLKTIKHISKLSRISVDEERADKLAKDLSSIFKFIEKLNELKTDDVEPLTSVAETTLKLRSDEIKSDNIRDQIIKNSPDSNEDYFVVPKVIE
- the ruvX gene encoding Holliday junction resolvase RuvX, coding for MIKIEDFKKINSKKTRLIGLDLGSKRIGVSICDEKRLIATPFKTIHKTTGKNLIEQIREIIEENDIGGIIVGNPLNMDGTPGRSAQSVNDVIRNIKDIIDIPIILWDERLSTVGAFNLSSQIDVSVSKREKKIDENAAAFILQGAIDYLNN
- a CDS encoding aspartate carbamoyltransferase catalytic subunit, with translation MAIKTNKAIKISQKHLLGIQDLSINDVNLILDEAKDYIKLNQSNNKRTDVLKGKTQINLFFEPSTRTQSSFELAGKRLGADVMSMNISNSAIKKGETLIDTAMTLNAMHPDIIVIRHQDSGACNLLSQKVNCAVLNAGDGRREHPTQALLDALTIITRKKKIEGLRIAICGDIVHSRVARSNIYLLNMLGAEVNIIAPTNLMPKEIERFGVNTFTDMKKGLKNCDIVMMLRLQNERMTSSYLASNREYYEYYGLTPDKLDHAKPDALIMHPGPMNRGIEIDTMLADDINKSVIKEQVELGVAVRMACLKIFCK